A part of Prolixibacteraceae bacterium genomic DNA contains:
- a CDS encoding sirohydrochlorin cobaltochelatase, whose product MILKSVRSVVVVLMMFIGFTSCVSNGTKATSKDSKEAILLVTFGSSYKGPEATFKNIEEEFVKAYPDVEIQWAFTSRIIRKILHKRGVGPYKGVNAPEDALLKLKKEGYQRIAVQSLHIIPGTEYNDLKGKVEAFQQANPQLTLSLGTPLMDTDKDMNQLADILVHKFDKNDQTVVMMGHGTVHAANDRYVRIGNIFRKEHPSFIVGTVEAKPDIENVVEEVAKLSSKNILLMPLMSVAGDHATNDMAGDEEDSWKTVLEKNNYAVSPLLQGLCDYDEVVDIFVQHLKASMKDDQKKCCHH is encoded by the coding sequence ATGATTTTGAAAAGTGTCAGAAGTGTAGTGGTTGTTTTGATGATGTTCATTGGATTCACTTCATGTGTCTCTAATGGAACAAAAGCAACAAGTAAGGATAGTAAAGAGGCCATCCTATTGGTGACTTTTGGTTCTTCATATAAAGGTCCTGAAGCTACTTTTAAGAATATTGAGGAAGAGTTTGTGAAGGCTTATCCTGATGTTGAAATTCAGTGGGCTTTTACTTCACGAATTATTCGAAAGATTCTTCATAAAAGAGGGGTCGGTCCGTACAAAGGAGTAAATGCTCCTGAGGATGCTTTATTAAAACTTAAAAAAGAGGGATATCAACGAATAGCAGTTCAGTCATTACATATTATTCCAGGAACAGAGTATAACGACTTAAAAGGGAAAGTGGAAGCTTTTCAACAAGCGAATCCTCAGTTGACTTTGTCTCTTGGAACACCACTAATGGATACAGATAAGGATATGAATCAATTGGCTGATATCTTGGTTCATAAGTTTGATAAGAATGACCAAACAGTGGTGATGATGGGACATGGAACTGTGCATGCAGCCAACGATAGGTATGTGAGAATTGGAAATATTTTTAGGAAAGAGCATCCAAGTTTTATTGTAGGTACAGTAGAAGCAAAACCAGATATAGAGAATGTAGTAGAAGAGGTGGCTAAACTCTCTTCGAAAAACATACTGCTTATGCCATTAATGAGCGTTGCAGGCGATCATGCAACCAATGATATGGCAGGAGATGAAGAAGATAGTTGGAAAACAGTTCTTGAGAAAAATAATTATGCTGTTTCTCCTCTATTACAAGGTCTTTGCGATTACGATGAAGTGGTCGATATTTTTGTACAACACCTTAAAGCATCTATGAAAGATGACCAAAAAAAGTGTTGCCATCATTAG
- a CDS encoding iron ABC transporter permease has translation MNSRRVSLGTVIIIIGTLVLMTLLFIANLVYGSISIPVDQVGKALFGLPVDKKVWELIVIKTRLPQTMVAMGAGMGLGISGLLMQTMFRNPLAGPSVLGISSGASLGVALVILVADQCFEIVFSTVGFWGDFAVILASLLGAFVVLFTVLYVSKHLEGTLGVLIMGVMFGYLTNAVVSVLKFYSTEESIQSYVMWGLGSFSRLNLTQATRFCIGMVVGSFSTLFFSKSLDLLSLGDRYAQNLGLNVDRTRRAIIFLAGVLTAVVTAFCGPVIFVGVAVPHISKLILRTSRHTLLIAECCLMGGLVTLFCCLISRMPGSESTLPINSVTAFIGAPIIISIIWKKRRM, from the coding sequence ATGAATAGTCGTCGTGTCTCTTTGGGTACGGTGATAATAATCATCGGCACATTGGTGTTGATGACTTTGCTCTTTATTGCCAACCTAGTTTATGGATCAATATCTATACCGGTGGATCAGGTTGGAAAAGCATTGTTCGGTTTACCTGTAGATAAGAAGGTGTGGGAGCTGATTGTGATAAAAACCCGTTTGCCTCAAACGATGGTGGCAATGGGGGCAGGCATGGGACTTGGTATTTCTGGTCTTCTGATGCAGACAATGTTTCGTAACCCTTTGGCTGGACCATCTGTATTAGGGATATCATCAGGGGCAAGTCTTGGTGTGGCACTGGTGATATTGGTTGCGGATCAGTGTTTCGAAATTGTATTTTCTACAGTTGGCTTTTGGGGCGATTTTGCTGTGATATTGGCATCTTTATTAGGTGCTTTTGTTGTGCTTTTCACGGTGTTGTATGTGTCCAAACATCTCGAAGGAACCTTGGGTGTTCTTATTATGGGTGTGATGTTTGGATACCTTACCAATGCAGTGGTAAGTGTGTTGAAATTCTATAGTACGGAAGAGAGTATTCAGAGTTATGTGATGTGGGGATTGGGAAGTTTTTCTCGATTGAACTTAACTCAAGCTACTCGTTTCTGTATAGGTATGGTGGTTGGGTCTTTCTCTACACTGTTTTTTAGTAAATCGTTAGATCTACTTTCGCTAGGAGATCGTTATGCACAAAACTTGGGCTTAAATGTAGATAGAACTAGAAGGGCCATCATCTTCTTGGCGGGAGTACTTACAGCAGTAGTTACTGCTTTTTGTGGTCCAGTGATCTTTGTTGGAGTAGCTGTTCCACACATCTCTAAGTTGATCTTAAGAACTAGTCGACATACGCTATTGATTGCGGAGTGTTGTTTGATGGGGGGACTAGTGACGTTATTTTGTTGTTTGATCTCTCGAATGCCTGGAAGTGAGTCGACTCTACCGATCAACTCCGTGACGGCTTTTATTGGCGCACCGATTATCATCTCTATTATTTGGAAAAAAAGAAGAATGTAA
- a CDS encoding ABC transporter ATP-binding protein has product MISFQHVTKKYGDFVAVNDFNLDIPKGQFLGLIGPNGAGKTTLIQMFTGLLLPTQGQIFVEEQKVERQNVEVRRLIGVVPQHNNLDKDLTVYQNMVFAAKLFGVNGKGSEERIDYLLELMGLKDFTSRIARRLSGGMARKLMIARALIHNPEVLVLDEPTTGVDLISRRKIWEILQVMRKEGKTILLTSHYIEEVEALSDRIVLIKNGEAVVTGSSQELKDAVGSTTVSFSETDTTVAYRFFDTREEAEAFAKTLNVDHSVKVLTLEDVFYHFSKDK; this is encoded by the coding sequence ATGATTTCATTTCAACATGTAACCAAGAAGTATGGAGACTTTGTCGCCGTAAATGATTTTAATCTAGATATACCGAAAGGTCAGTTCTTAGGTCTTATCGGACCCAATGGTGCAGGAAAAACGACGCTTATACAGATGTTTACAGGTCTTTTGTTGCCTACCCAAGGGCAAATCTTTGTAGAAGAACAGAAGGTAGAGCGACAGAATGTAGAGGTGAGGCGTTTGATTGGTGTGGTTCCCCAACATAATAACCTGGATAAGGACTTAACGGTCTATCAGAATATGGTTTTTGCGGCAAAATTGTTTGGGGTAAATGGTAAAGGGAGCGAGGAACGTATTGATTATCTTCTTGAATTGATGGGGCTAAAAGACTTTACATCGCGTATTGCCCGCCGATTATCTGGTGGAATGGCGCGTAAATTGATGATTGCCCGAGCTTTGATTCATAATCCAGAGGTGTTGGTGCTCGATGAACCTACCACCGGTGTAGACCTAATCTCTCGACGTAAAATATGGGAGATTCTTCAAGTGATGCGTAAAGAGGGTAAAACAATCCTACTCACATCCCACTATATCGAGGAGGTGGAAGCCCTATCTGATCGTATAGTATTGATTAAGAATGGAGAGGCTGTGGTTACGGGGAGTAGTCAAGAGTTAAAAGACGCTGTAGGATCTACTACCGTTAGTTTTAGCGAAACAGATACCACTGTTGCGTATCGTTTTTTTGATACTAGAGAAGAGGCGGAAGCCTTCGCAAAGACGTTGAATGTAGATCATTCTGTGAAGGTGTTAACATTAGAAGATGTATTCTATCATTTTAGTAAAGACAAATAG
- a CDS encoding sirohydrochlorin cobaltochelatase codes for MKTVLKSVMIFSLILGIFTSCSKDDDNVVVEKKNADKTAILLASFGSSYKGPEATLMNIKEEVAKANPDAEIRWAFTSYIIRNILIKRENSPFKNVDSPEEALTKLIKEGYSKIAVQSLHLIPGLEYNDVKKLVDDLDAKHKNVKITLGTPLMNTDEDMKELVEIMVGLDDLKGKTVLMMGHGSTHAANDRYTRVGDFFKAKDPKFIVGTVEAKPDVIDVITKLEALKLQDKNITLIPLMSVAGDHASNDMAGDDKYSWKPQLEKAGYTVNLVRKKDVKDEPLKGLGDYDSVVAIWVKHLNAVVKALK; via the coding sequence ATGAAGACAGTTTTAAAAAGTGTTATGATCTTTTCCCTTATCTTAGGGATATTTACATCGTGTTCAAAAGATGATGATAATGTAGTTGTAGAGAAGAAAAATGCAGATAAAACAGCTATCCTACTGGCTAGTTTTGGTTCTTCTTATAAAGGCCCAGAAGCTACTTTAATGAATATCAAAGAGGAAGTGGCAAAAGCAAATCCTGATGCGGAGATTCGCTGGGCATTTACTTCTTACATCATTCGTAATATTCTTATTAAGAGAGAAAATAGTCCATTTAAGAATGTTGATTCTCCAGAGGAGGCTTTAACGAAGCTTATCAAGGAGGGATATAGTAAGATTGCAGTACAGTCACTTCATCTTATTCCTGGTTTGGAATACAACGATGTGAAAAAACTTGTTGATGACCTTGATGCCAAACACAAGAATGTAAAGATTACATTGGGAACACCTTTGATGAATACAGACGAGGATATGAAAGAGCTTGTTGAAATAATGGTTGGATTAGACGATCTAAAAGGAAAAACAGTTCTAATGATGGGGCATGGTTCAACACATGCGGCTAACGATCGTTACACTAGAGTCGGAGATTTCTTCAAGGCAAAAGATCCTAAATTTATTGTGGGTACTGTAGAGGCAAAACCTGATGTTATTGATGTAATCACAAAACTTGAAGCATTAAAACTTCAAGATAAGAATATTACGCTTATTCCCTTAATGTCTGTAGCAGGAGATCACGCCTCTAATGATATGGCAGGAGATGATAAATATAGTTGGAAGCCCCAATTGGAAAAAGCTGGCTATACAGTAAATCTTGTTCGCAAAAAAGATGTTAAAGATGAGCCTCTTAAGGGGCTTGGAGATTATGATAGTGTTGTTGCTATCTGGGTTAAACACCTTAATGCTGTAGTAAAAGCATTGAAATAA
- a CDS encoding TonB-dependent receptor, giving the protein MSKIINLLFFLLVGMGVVCAQRTYRVRGIVVDHDNGTPVSSASVQIKETKIGTITDLNGKFSIEVPREGDAHVEISYMGYKTLVVSIVASLSNDAHRFVLERSSESLDEIVVTGTGTAHSLKRVPVRTELISGKQIEQMGAANIEEILAMVNPSMSFSPNAMGSFMKINGLGNDYILILVDGKRMYGDMGGNSDLNRIPLSNIKQIEIVKGASSSLYGSEAIAGVINIITKTPKNGISASNDTYLGAYGQFRQNNQVSYKAKGWSTSSTVSYKTSDGWQLSSVEKPSRKMIRKGQKDPVPTLAKASNEYQDRSFIQSLRFTPNDKFSLGATGTIFDKEVIYPVAYKSYNSYFTDANLSIDGAYTFSEKAKISFEGYYDNYKYKYLYNQKYNIAYNENGIQHQKTFYSGDEQLNTNQILRTAKLNGVFVLPLNNTLSVGAEHMYEFLEAPFRFKGNDVNATTTSAYAQDEWSTKYVTLVAGVRYVNHEAFGSMFTPKVSAMVGNSWIKLRSSLGQGFKAPTLKELYYYYEKEGMGSHYLYLGNKDLKPQESTYYDISLELDFNKLNFSVSAYHNKVNNMIAYKVIPTPVSAEEMGVKITKQQVNIDEALTEGVDVAMDWRICSFLQFNAGYSYVDAKDVETDKVLDGVSEHKANTQLSWLHQTKHIGFRYIIQGKGQSKRFYGKEEVDGFMLWNFIANHSFTINNFKFNAKVGVDNLFDYMDDKPYGYHYSTLSPGRTFFAGLQIYFN; this is encoded by the coding sequence ATGTCTAAAATTATTAACTTACTCTTTTTCCTTCTTGTAGGAATGGGAGTTGTATGTGCCCAGCGTACATATCGAGTTAGAGGAATTGTGGTAGACCATGATAATGGTACACCTGTTTCATCCGCTTCTGTACAAATCAAAGAGACCAAAATCGGTACAATTACAGACCTTAATGGGAAGTTCTCAATAGAGGTTCCTAGAGAAGGTGATGCTCATGTTGAGATCAGTTACATGGGATACAAAACTTTAGTTGTTTCTATTGTTGCGAGTCTGAGTAATGACGCTCATCGTTTTGTTCTAGAAAGATCAAGTGAATCTTTGGACGAGATAGTGGTTACAGGAACAGGAACAGCGCACAGCTTGAAGCGTGTGCCTGTTCGTACAGAGCTTATTTCTGGAAAACAGATAGAACAAATGGGCGCTGCGAATATCGAAGAGATCCTAGCGATGGTTAACCCATCGATGTCATTCTCTCCTAATGCGATGGGCTCTTTCATGAAGATCAATGGTTTAGGAAACGACTATATTCTAATTCTTGTTGATGGTAAAAGGATGTATGGTGACATGGGAGGTAACAGTGACCTAAATCGAATACCTCTTTCGAATATTAAACAGATTGAGATCGTAAAAGGAGCTTCTTCATCTCTATATGGTTCGGAAGCTATAGCTGGAGTGATAAACATCATTACCAAGACGCCAAAAAATGGGATCTCTGCTAGTAACGATACCTACCTGGGTGCCTATGGACAGTTTAGACAAAACAATCAAGTATCTTATAAAGCAAAGGGATGGTCAACTTCTTCTACGGTGAGTTATAAGACATCGGACGGTTGGCAACTGAGTAGTGTTGAGAAGCCCTCTAGGAAGATGATTCGTAAGGGGCAAAAAGATCCTGTACCAACTTTAGCAAAGGCTTCTAATGAATATCAGGATCGTTCTTTCATCCAATCTTTACGATTTACGCCAAACGATAAATTTTCTCTTGGAGCTACAGGAACTATTTTTGATAAAGAGGTTATTTACCCTGTTGCATACAAGAGCTATAACTCATACTTTACTGATGCTAACTTGTCAATTGATGGAGCTTATACTTTTTCTGAGAAGGCTAAGATATCCTTTGAGGGTTATTACGATAATTATAAATACAAGTATCTGTATAATCAGAAGTATAATATTGCTTATAATGAGAATGGGATACAGCATCAGAAGACTTTCTATTCTGGAGATGAACAGCTTAATACGAATCAAATTCTTCGTACAGCTAAGTTAAATGGTGTTTTTGTCCTACCACTAAACAATACGTTGAGTGTAGGTGCAGAGCATATGTATGAGTTTCTAGAGGCACCTTTTCGATTCAAAGGAAATGATGTAAATGCAACGACTACATCTGCTTATGCACAGGATGAGTGGAGTACTAAGTATGTCACATTAGTGGCAGGGGTAAGGTATGTAAATCATGAAGCATTTGGTTCCATGTTTACACCTAAAGTGTCTGCGATGGTTGGAAACAGTTGGATTAAACTTCGCTCTTCTTTAGGTCAAGGATTTAAGGCACCGACACTAAAAGAGTTATACTACTACTATGAAAAAGAGGGTATGGGATCGCATTATCTATATCTTGGTAATAAAGACTTGAAACCCCAAGAAAGCACATACTATGATATTTCATTAGAGTTAGATTTCAATAAATTAAACTTCTCAGTATCTGCATATCATAATAAGGTGAACAATATGATAGCTTACAAAGTCATACCTACACCTGTTAGCGCTGAAGAAATGGGGGTTAAAATCACCAAACAGCAGGTAAATATCGATGAAGCCTTGACCGAAGGTGTTGATGTGGCAATGGATTGGAGAATATGTTCTTTTTTGCAATTCAATGCTGGATATAGTTATGTGGATGCAAAAGATGTAGAGACAGATAAAGTTTTAGATGGGGTCAGTGAGCATAAAGCCAATACGCAATTGTCTTGGTTACATCAAACAAAACATATTGGTTTTCGATATATAATTCAAGGTAAAGGGCAGTCAAAACGATTCTATGGAAAAGAGGAGGTCGACGGTTTTATGCTTTGGAACTTTATAGCCAATCATAGTTTTACGATCAATAATTTTAAGTTTAATGCAAAGGTCGGTGTGGATAATTTATTCGACTATATGGATGATAAACCTTATGGTTACCATTATAGTACATTGAGTCCAGGTCGTACATTCTTTGCAGGACTCCAAATCTACTTTAACTAG
- a CDS encoding ABC transporter permease, translating into MEIRTILWREFIFFKNNLFRITSSAIMSPFLYFIAFGWGLGQGVVVEGHPYNQYIVPGIIALSSMGTSFNAVSIRILVSKLHERSFEFYMTAPVRLFLLTLGNIIAGALRGLYAALLILIVTFLFGIQVDLSISLLLVTFLNCLLFASFGYIAAMVVNTHYDMNRFTTFLITPMTFLCGTFFSLDNMPYLLEVLIKILPLTHASIAIRALMLDGQMIWSSVAVLFLYFVGLLWVGVWVSRRELGA; encoded by the coding sequence ATGGAGATTAGAACCATTTTATGGAGAGAGTTTATCTTCTTTAAGAATAATTTATTTAGAATTACTTCGTCGGCTATCATGAGCCCATTTCTTTATTTTATTGCTTTTGGCTGGGGACTCGGCCAAGGAGTGGTGGTAGAGGGGCATCCATATAACCAATATATTGTACCTGGTATTATTGCACTTTCATCAATGGGAACAAGCTTTAATGCTGTCTCCATTAGGATCCTTGTATCCAAACTTCATGAACGTAGTTTTGAATTCTATATGACAGCCCCTGTGCGCCTTTTTTTACTCACACTAGGTAATATAATTGCAGGGGCATTACGAGGCCTCTATGCGGCTCTATTGATTCTTATCGTAACCTTTTTGTTTGGTATTCAAGTCGACCTATCTATTTCACTTCTATTGGTTACGTTTCTTAACTGTTTACTGTTTGCCTCCTTTGGCTATATTGCTGCCATGGTGGTGAATACGCATTATGATATGAATCGGTTTACAACCTTTTTGATCACTCCCATGACTTTTTTGTGTGGCACATTCTTTTCATTAGATAATATGCCTTATTTATTAGAAGTCTTGATAAAAATACTGCCTTTAACTCATGCTTCTATTGCCATTCGTGCGTTGATGCTAGATGGACAGATGATATGGTCTTCTGTGGCTGTGTTATTTCTGTATTTTGTTGGTTTACTGTGGGTTGGTGTATGGGTGAGCCGAAGAGAATTGGGTGCTTGA
- a CDS encoding ABC transporter ATP-binding protein: protein MDHDRQLGPVLSFRDLDVGYQSGKRKKVVAAGLQGTLKRGVLTSLIGSNGTGKSTLLRTLAGFQPMLSGEVYYHEEPLRGISSQRLSRCVSVVLTDRVEVPNATVYEIASLGRSPYHGRWNRLDHQDHQIIDEALIQCGIAHKREDLLSSLSDGERQKVFIAKALIQQTDLIILDEPAAFLDFTARIEVMKLLRDIAISRNISILLSSHDLDLALQLSDQVWLFYPEGPLVEGSPEDLLWRGNFNEIFQSDHLKYDKLRGKYEVHYETKEILDVVVPKEICALLISAFKRERVALREVESIDVEGVLWEQDRFSVVIHGKEIFECSSIATLVDYYKSHYSNRK from the coding sequence ATGGATCATGATAGACAATTAGGACCTGTTTTATCCTTTCGTGATTTGGATGTAGGCTATCAGAGTGGCAAACGCAAGAAGGTGGTTGCCGCTGGACTTCAAGGAACATTGAAAAGAGGAGTGCTTACTTCATTGATTGGTAGTAATGGTACAGGGAAGAGTACGTTACTAAGAACATTGGCTGGTTTTCAACCCATGTTGTCAGGTGAGGTTTATTATCACGAAGAGCCTTTGCGTGGTATCTCTTCTCAACGTCTTTCACGATGTGTGTCTGTGGTATTAACAGATAGGGTGGAAGTGCCTAATGCTACAGTATATGAAATTGCTTCCTTAGGTCGGAGTCCCTATCATGGTCGATGGAACCGTTTGGACCATCAGGATCATCAAATTATTGATGAGGCGTTGATTCAATGTGGAATTGCTCATAAAAGAGAAGACCTGTTGTCTTCTCTAAGTGATGGGGAGCGACAGAAGGTATTTATTGCGAAAGCTTTGATTCAACAGACCGATTTAATTATATTGGATGAACCTGCTGCTTTCTTGGATTTTACTGCACGTATCGAGGTGATGAAGTTGCTTCGAGATATTGCAATCAGTCGAAATATCTCCATTTTACTCTCTTCACATGACTTGGATCTAGCCCTACAACTATCCGATCAGGTGTGGCTTTTTTATCCCGAAGGACCTTTGGTGGAAGGAAGTCCTGAAGATCTGTTATGGCGTGGTAACTTCAATGAGATATTCCAGTCGGACCATTTGAAGTATGATAAGCTACGAGGTAAGTATGAAGTGCATTATGAGACTAAGGAGATCCTAGATGTTGTGGTACCGAAAGAGATTTGTGCGCTATTGATTAGTGCGTTTAAGCGTGAAAGAGTTGCACTAAGAGAAGTGGAGTCCATAGACGTGGAAGGTGTTTTATGGGAACAAGATCGTTTCTCTGTTGTTATCCATGGGAAGGAGATATTTGAATGTTCTTCCATTGCAACACTTGTCGATTATTATAAATCGCACTACTCAAATAGAAAATGA
- a CDS encoding IS66 family transposase produces MNKVDRLEKENKALKEQVQSLLAKLDIVMSEVRALSEENAMLHAKVKTLEDQLSRSKKNSGNSSFPPSRDLSTVKKNQSLRKKSNKKSGGQLGHKGMTLFQDATPTDIESHHPLGKCSCGNTLNPEDAKLLCKRQVFDIPPVIDPICIEHRLYENRCSCGQIHKGAMPSNVNAPVQYGPNIRSLILSLHIEHYIPLNRISTLVEELTSYKIGDGTIDNILKHAEKVFTPLYESLRQSIEDANIVGSDETGCKIDGSKGWMWVWQNYELTFIRAHRSRGYKVVEENFKDGFTKATLVSDCYASQLKTPAKHYQLCLAHLQRELIYIKEQTTNNWAQDILDLFTASMKLKRESEESDFPLDKNASFKTRLIELLKIDTYDNQLDEIRTLRKRLMKKIDSVFTFLNHYEVPFDNNASERAMRNIKVKQNVSKGYRTEEGAQRYAMLRSITDTLKKQGKSVLNMIAYWLSCNNVAVSWE; encoded by the coding sequence ATGAACAAAGTTGATCGTTTAGAAAAAGAAAATAAGGCATTAAAAGAGCAAGTACAATCTTTACTGGCAAAATTAGACATTGTTATGTCGGAGGTAAGAGCTTTGTCAGAAGAAAATGCGATGCTTCATGCTAAGGTTAAGACTCTTGAAGATCAACTATCACGTAGTAAGAAAAATAGTGGTAATAGCAGTTTTCCTCCATCTAGAGATTTATCGACAGTAAAGAAGAATCAATCTCTTCGCAAGAAATCTAATAAAAAATCAGGAGGTCAACTTGGTCATAAAGGCATGACTTTATTTCAAGATGCCACACCGACCGATATCGAATCTCATCATCCTTTAGGTAAGTGTAGTTGTGGAAACACATTGAATCCTGAGGATGCTAAGTTGCTATGCAAGCGTCAAGTTTTTGATATCCCCCCTGTTATTGACCCTATATGTATTGAGCATCGTCTTTATGAGAATAGATGCAGTTGTGGACAAATCCATAAAGGAGCTATGCCATCCAATGTTAATGCACCAGTTCAATATGGTCCCAACATACGTTCGCTAATTCTTAGTCTGCATATAGAGCACTATATCCCTTTAAATCGTATTAGTACGCTAGTAGAAGAGCTGACTTCATATAAAATAGGAGATGGAACTATTGACAATATTTTAAAACATGCAGAAAAGGTATTCACTCCTCTATATGAATCACTACGTCAATCTATTGAAGATGCCAATATAGTTGGATCTGATGAAACAGGTTGTAAAATAGATGGCAGTAAAGGATGGATGTGGGTTTGGCAAAATTATGAACTAACTTTTATTAGAGCTCACAGATCTAGAGGATATAAAGTTGTGGAAGAAAATTTCAAAGATGGATTTACTAAGGCGACTTTAGTAAGTGACTGCTATGCTTCACAACTGAAAACTCCAGCCAAACATTATCAGCTATGCTTAGCACATTTACAGCGTGAATTGATCTATATCAAAGAACAGACCACCAACAACTGGGCACAAGATATTTTAGACCTTTTTACTGCATCGATGAAATTAAAACGGGAATCCGAAGAGAGTGATTTCCCTCTAGACAAAAATGCTTCATTTAAAACCAGATTAATAGAACTTCTGAAGATCGACACCTACGATAATCAACTCGATGAAATCAGAACATTACGGAAACGATTAATGAAAAAAATAGATAGTGTATTTACTTTCTTAAATCATTATGAAGTCCCGTTTGATAATAATGCTTCGGAAAGAGCAATGCGTAATATCAAGGTAAAACAGAATGTGTCTAAGGGATATCGCACAGAAGAAGGGGCGCAGAGGTATGCCATGTTGCGATCTATAACCGACACATTAAAGAAACAAGGAAAGAGTGTTCTGAACATGATCGCATATTGGCTATCATGCAATAATGTTGCTGTAAGCTGGGAATAG